From Argopecten irradians isolate NY chromosome 2, Ai_NY, whole genome shotgun sequence, the proteins below share one genomic window:
- the LOC138315804 gene encoding uncharacterized protein, with amino-acid sequence MGKIGDITIEIDGGKEVYRAGDEVKGVWRVNVNERVTVDDIYHSFHGESYVKWTETNSEVRAPDLKFISREKYTREIKYVVFEKTSLEAGVHEYPFSYRLPNDKMPSSFEGKRGCSRYWLYLKISRPLPWRDVVSDRCITFTDDVDINLQYYAKPLTRKKSTRLSKMLGLGDAGVVTLTAKINRTGYCAGEAVPVTVDAVNSSSKDLGKLKVSLVQEVVYKANGEQKVENTVIYTKTGSDPIKQGQTRSWKDELIHIDAVPPSTRMRASYCLLVSYYIKVYVDISFLSGGDLVLWLPITIGTYHQGYKKTAPATAATHNIPVIDLSNTLTHTRCNRGWERFSLSTDNAIPEYVCYTPMCVYVPNYVYKPKTAVISPLKQVAAKKSAAVQVKTAPASRPKTVTSSSSAVSGTKAVATTVPATTSPARAQSAASGAVGTASVTTAAQASTNTTGVRPSAATRSMVSKPSATQASNSLTSVQGSGSPSNTVATGTTGRLEPSAPPLFSDENEANKMTGISLPSYEELFGQGEAEGKIEEEDTSTGKVFLLIRFKSAKREEFINTMKNYSTGLQKFHGYLSALQHKVSTVSIGKWEKASLMAIFTFESDDMAQNWLKSTPQVCMEDWLGGCDILIMESLEPFQQDHQILSISNTVVKVDETNEDFIRYKYILNEFLKPARIRLGGVCVAKSKTTKCLRGHWDMKLEDGVTILSWPTLAIMRQYRTTVDPDIYQESVALRGKAYDVVLSVAIQLGPLPNLTKGED; translated from the exons ATGGGTAAAATCGGCGATATAACAATTGAGATCGATGGCGGGAAGGAGGTATATCGAGCAGGAGATGAGGTGAAGGGTGTGTGGCGCGTTAATGTAAATGAGCGCGTGACGGTTGACGATATCTATCACAGCTTCCACGGAGAGTCCTATGTGAAATGGACAGAGACCAACTCCGAAGTAAGGGCACCCGACCTTAAATTCATATCACGAGAAAAGTACACTAGGGAGATAAAATATGTTG TATTCGAAAAAACATCATTGGAGGCAGGGGTACATGAGTACCCGTTCAGCTATCGCTTACCAAACGACAAAATGCCATCCTCGTTTGAGGGTAAGAGAGGTTGTTCACGGTATTGGTTGTACCTGAAGATCTCCCGACCGTTGCCATGGAGAGATGTGGTCAGTGACAGATGTATCACATTTACTGATGACGTGGATATAAATCTGCAATATTATGCT AAACCACTCACAAGAAAAAAATCCACACGATTGTCAAAGATGTTGGGACTTGGTGACGCAGGGGTAGTAACTCTCACAGCCAAGATCAACAGGACTGGGTATTGTGCTGGCGAGGCGGTACCGGTTACTG TGGACGCTGTCAATTCCTCCTCGAAAGACCTGGGTAAGCTGAAGGTCTCCCTTGTACAAGAAGTGGTTTATAAAGCAAATGGAGAGCAGAAAGTAGAAAATACAGTAATTTACACGAAGACCGGATCGGATCCGATCAAACAG GGACAGACGAGAAGTTGGAAAGATGAGTTAATACATATAGATGCTGTCCCCCCGTCTACCCGAATGAGGGCCTCGTACTGTCTGCTGGTCTCCTACTACATCAAG GTATATGTTGACATTTCGTTTTTGAGTGGCGGAGATCTTGTCCTCTGGTTGCCGATCACCATAGGAACATATCACCAAGGCTACAAGAAAACTGCACCAGCGACTGCTGCGACTCATAACATACCGG TGATTGATCTTTCCAATACACTGACCCACACCAGATGTAACCGAGGTTGGGAGAGGTTTAGCTTGTCAACTGACAACGCTATACCCGAATATGTTTGTTACACTCCCATGTGTGTCTATGTACCAAACTACGTGTACAAACCCAAGACTGCAGTAATTAGTCCTCTAAAACAGGTGGCCGCCAAAAAATCAGCAGCTGTTCAGGTTAAAACAGCACCAGCATCGAGACCAAAAACAGTCACATCATCTTCTTCAGCAGTTTCTGGTACAAAGGCAGTGGCTACAACAGTACCAGCTACAACGAGCCCAGCCAGGGCCCAGTCTGCAGCTTCTGGAGCTGTGGGTACAGCATCAGTGACAACTGCAGCACAGGCCTCAACGAATACCACTGGAGTCCGACCTTCTGCTGCCACTAGGTCAATGGTGTCCAAGCCTTCTGCCACACAAGCTTCCAATAGTTTGACTTCTGTCCAAGGTTCGGGATCTCCCTCTAACACAGTGGCGACAGGAACTACCGGTCGGTTAGAGCCATCTGCACCACCATTGTTCTCTGATGAAAACGAGGCCAATAAAATGACGGGGATATCTCTTCCTTCCTATGAGGAGCTATTTGGTCAGGGGGAAGCAGAAGGAAAAATC GAAGAAGAAGACACGTCCACAGGAAAGGTCTTTTTGCTCATCCGATTCAAATCTGCAAAGCGTGAGGAATTTATCAATACCATGAAAAACTACAGTACTGGGCTACAAAAATTCCACGGCTACCTTTCAGCTCTACAACACAAG GTCTCGACTGTGTCCATTGGTAAGTGGGAGAAGGCTAGCCTCATGGCCATCTTTACGTTTGAAAGTGACGACATGGCCCAGAACTGGCTCAAGAGTACCCCCCAAGTTTGTATGGAGGATTGGCTTGGAGGATGTGACATCCTCATTATGGAGTCGTTAGAGCCATTTCAGCAAG ATCACCAAATTCTGTCTATATCCAATACAGTGGTAAAAGTTGATGAAACAAACGAGGATTTCATACGATACAAATATATTCTCAACGAATTCCTGAAACCAGCCAG GATAAGACTCGGTGGTGTATGTGTTGCAAAATCGAAGACGACAAAATGTTTACGTGGCCATTGGGATATGAAACTGGAAGACGGTGTCACAATTCTGTCCTGGCCTACCCTGGCTATCATGAGACAATATAGGACCACTGTAGATCCCG ATATCTACCAGGAAAGTGTAGCTCTCCGAGGCAAGGCATATGATGTTGTGCTGTCTGTAGCCATACAGCTCGGGCCCCTCCCCAACCTCACCAAAGGGGAAGATTGA